A section of the Saccopteryx leptura isolate mSacLep1 chromosome 4, mSacLep1_pri_phased_curated, whole genome shotgun sequence genome encodes:
- the LOC136402743 gene encoding arylamine N-acetyltransferase 1-like: MDIEAYFERIGYKKSRNKLDLETLTDILQHQIWAIPFENLNIHCGEPMELGLEAIFDQIVRRNRGGWCLQVNQLLYWALTTIGFETTMLGGYVYIPPASQYSSAMCHLLLQVTIDGRNYIADAGFGSSYQMWQPLELISGKDQPQVPCIFRLTEETGIWYLDQIRREQYIPNQEFLNSDLLEKNKYRKIYSFTLEPRTIEDFESVNEHLQTSAASVFISNSFCSLQTRDGVHCLVGFTLAFRKFSYKDSMDLVEFKTLNEEEIEEELKNIFNISLEKKLVPKHGDKLFTI; encoded by the coding sequence ATGGACATTGAAGCATATTTTGAAAGAATTGGTTATAAGAAGTCTAGGAACAAATTGGACCTGGAAACACTCACTGACATTCTTCAGCACCAGATCTGGGCCATTCCCTTTGAGAACCTTAACATCCATTGTGGGGAACCCATGGAATTGGGCTTGGAGGCCATTTTTGATCAAATCGTGAGGAGGAACCGGGGTGGGTGGTGTCTCCAGGTCAATCAACTTCTGTACTGGGCTCTGACCACCATCGGTTTCGAGACCACAATGTTGGGCGGGTATGTGTACATCCCTCCAGCCAGCCAATATAGCAGTGCTATGTGTCACCTCTTGCTGCAGGTGACCATAGATGGCAGGAACTACATAGCTGATGCTGGGTTTGGAAGCTCCTACCAGATGTGGCAGCCTCTGGAATTAATTTCTGGGAAGGATCAGCCTCAGGTGCCCTGCATCTTTCGCTTGACAGAAGAGACAGGGATCTGGTACCTGGACCAAATCAGAAGAGAGCAGTACATTCCAAACCAAGAATTTCTTAATTCTGATCTCctggaaaagaataaatatcGAAAAATCTACTCCTTTACTCTTGAACCTCGAACAATCGAAGATTTTGAGTCTGTTAATGAGCATCTTCAGACGTCTGCTGCATCTGTGTTTATAAGCAACTCATTTTGTTCCTTGCAGACCCGAGATGGGGTTCACTGTTTAGTGGGCTTCACCCTCGCCTTTAGAAAATTCAGTTATAAGGACAGTATGGATTTGGTGGAGTTTAAGACactgaatgaagaagaaatagaagaagagctgaaaaatatatttaatatttccttGGAGAAAAAGCTTGTGCCCAAACATGGTGATAAGTTATTTACCATTTAG